One part of the Microtus ochrogaster isolate Prairie Vole_2 chromosome 16, MicOch1.0, whole genome shotgun sequence genome encodes these proteins:
- the LOC101983252 gene encoding prolactin-2A1-like, with product MQLSLTQPCLCALFLLLMSNLLLWEEVASIPMCLMRNGRCLAPLEVMIDRAVSLSEKINKQAFEMFTEFDNQYAQSQQLINKNLKKCHTSSLDLPKPRSKALKTHPVILLKLVENLLDAWRVPLYHLAKEMPTLKGAPATILSKAREIEEKNAGLLEGVRSILSQVQSKTEGNEKYPTWSGLVSLMSDKEEDRHFAFYNLIRCAGKNAQKVEMSLKIVKCRILKQKDC from the exons ATGCAGCTGTCTTTAACTCAACCGTGCCTCT GTGCACTGTTTCTACTACTGATGTCCAACTTACTTTTGTGGGAAGAAGTGGCCTCAATTCCCATGTGTTTAATGAGAAATGGGCGTTGCCTTGCTCCTTTGGAAGTGATGATTGATCGAGCAGTGAGCTtgtctgagaaaataaacaaacaagcatttgAAATGTTCACTGAATTC GATAATCAGTATGCCCAGAGCCAACAGCTCATTAACAAGAACCTGAAAAAATGCCACACATCTTCGCTCGATCTTCCAAAACCCAGGAGCAAGGCCCTAAAGACACAT CCAGTCATCCTACTGAAATTAGTGGAAAACTTACTGGATGCCTGGAGAGTCCCTCTGTACCATCTAGCGAAAGAAATGCCTACTCTGAAAGGTGCCCCTGCTACTATCctctccaaagccagagagattGAGGAAAAAAACGCTGGACTCCTGGAGGGGGTTAGGAGCATTCTCAGCCAG GTTCAAAGTAAAACTGAAGGGAATGAGAAATACCCTACCTGGTCTGGACTGGTATCCTTGATGTCAGACAAAGAAGAGGATCGCCATTTTGCATTTTATAACTTGATCCGCTGTGCAGGCAAAAATGCCCAAAAGGTTGAAATGTCTCTCAAGATTGTGAAGTGCAGAATATTAAAGCAAAAAGACTGTTAA